The proteins below come from a single Crossiella sp. CA-258035 genomic window:
- a CDS encoding phage portal protein, which translates to MKLSDLSDEQWFARLNARRRGKLDDLKLKWQYYNGEQPLTYVAKILAEQEDRFPACRVNWPALVVDSLEERLDVEGFRLGDDIDDELTAFWQDNDLDEESTQGHITSLVTSESYVMVGPGEGGSPLITVEYPEEVAVEIDPRTRKIIALLKVYKEDQEAKSENRAVLLVPGRVIEFENGKPVSSKGQTWAKALERHQTSPLVPAVKLTNRPIRGVGRSELDSIIPLADAVNQTATNMMAGIEHHSVGRRWAVGVSKSDFVDKDGKQLSPWEIATGPVWAVPGPEDPTDGHEVKLGQFAASDLRNFHESIKQLASLAASLYGLPPHYMGYASDNPASADAIRSSEARLVKRAERRQRAFGGSWEKVMRLALAVVGRDPAEANRLETVWRDASTPTRAAMTDAAVKAFQAGYIDAEQAQEDSGYSQAQRRRMAGRTAAGGAVRAAADAIRNLDVTGGSDASAGGGSAGS; encoded by the coding sequence GTGAAGCTGTCGGATCTCTCCGACGAGCAGTGGTTCGCTCGCCTGAACGCGCGTCGCCGGGGCAAGTTGGACGACCTCAAGCTGAAGTGGCAGTACTACAACGGCGAGCAGCCGTTGACCTATGTCGCGAAGATCCTTGCTGAGCAGGAGGATCGGTTCCCCGCGTGCCGGGTGAACTGGCCGGCGCTGGTGGTGGACAGCCTTGAGGAACGTCTTGATGTTGAAGGCTTCCGCCTTGGTGACGACATCGACGACGAGCTGACTGCGTTCTGGCAGGACAACGATCTTGATGAGGAGTCCACGCAGGGGCACATTACGTCGCTGGTGACTAGCGAGTCGTACGTGATGGTCGGTCCTGGCGAGGGCGGCTCGCCGTTGATTACGGTGGAGTACCCGGAGGAGGTCGCGGTTGAGATTGATCCGCGGACCCGGAAGATCATCGCTCTGCTGAAGGTCTACAAGGAGGACCAGGAGGCAAAGAGCGAGAACCGTGCTGTCCTCCTTGTTCCTGGCCGTGTGATCGAGTTCGAGAACGGGAAGCCCGTTAGCTCCAAGGGGCAGACTTGGGCGAAGGCTCTTGAGCGTCATCAGACGAGCCCGTTGGTTCCTGCGGTGAAGTTGACCAACCGCCCAATCCGCGGGGTTGGTCGATCAGAGCTGGACTCGATCATCCCGTTGGCAGATGCGGTGAATCAGACAGCAACGAACATGATGGCGGGGATCGAGCACCATTCAGTCGGTCGACGCTGGGCCGTGGGGGTGTCGAAGTCCGATTTCGTCGACAAGGACGGGAAGCAGCTTTCCCCTTGGGAGATCGCGACAGGCCCTGTTTGGGCCGTACCTGGACCGGAAGACCCTACGGACGGCCATGAAGTGAAGCTTGGCCAGTTCGCCGCTTCGGACCTCAGAAACTTCCACGAGTCCATCAAGCAGCTCGCTTCCTTGGCAGCGTCGCTCTACGGTCTGCCTCCGCACTACATGGGCTATGCGAGCGACAACCCGGCTTCCGCTGATGCGATCCGCTCATCTGAGGCGCGTCTGGTGAAGAGGGCAGAACGCCGTCAGCGCGCCTTCGGGGGTTCGTGGGAGAAGGTCATGCGCCTGGCGCTCGCGGTGGTGGGCCGTGACCCGGCTGAGGCGAACCGGTTGGAGACCGTGTGGCGTGATGCTTCTACGCCCACTCGTGCAGCGATGACTGATGCTGCGGTGAAGGCCTTCCAGGCGGGCTACATCGACGCCGAGCAGGCCCAGGAAGACTCCGGCTACAGCCAGGCACAGCGAAGGCGTATGGCGGGCCGTACTGCTGCTGGCGGAGCTGTCCGGGCCGCTGCTGACGCGATCCGCAACCTGGATGTGACGGGAGGCAGCGATGCCTCTGCCGGCGGCGGTAGCGCGGGTAGCTGA
- a CDS encoding DUF4355 domain-containing protein, with translation MRNTILPTHPTLHDPVTGKPLQAIGVGKDGKIWWPVLGGNGAGDPQPTPPADPAPPANEPLGDAGKAALDAERKRAKEAEKRAKELEDRLKEIEDKDKSELEKAQSRLAELEQASSSAEAKLRRYEIAAKHSIPADYMDLLTGSDVDTLESQAAKIATLVKANTEAQKLPAFAANPGQGTPPATTSKPDVEAGRRLYQERNPKKT, from the coding sequence ATGCGGAACACCATCCTGCCCACCCACCCGACTCTCCATGACCCCGTCACCGGCAAGCCTCTTCAGGCCATCGGCGTTGGCAAGGACGGAAAGATCTGGTGGCCGGTTCTTGGCGGCAATGGCGCGGGCGACCCGCAGCCGACTCCGCCAGCCGATCCCGCACCGCCTGCCAACGAGCCTCTTGGCGACGCTGGTAAGGCCGCGCTGGACGCGGAACGCAAGCGAGCCAAGGAAGCCGAGAAGCGAGCCAAGGAACTCGAGGACCGGCTGAAGGAGATCGAGGACAAGGACAAGTCGGAGCTGGAGAAGGCGCAGAGCCGTCTCGCCGAGTTGGAGCAGGCAAGCAGCAGCGCCGAGGCCAAGCTTCGGCGCTACGAGATCGCTGCGAAGCACTCCATCCCAGCCGACTACATGGACCTTCTGACTGGTTCCGATGTGGACACGCTCGAGTCCCAGGCCGCCAAGATCGCCACGCTTGTGAAGGCGAACACGGAAGCGCAGAAGCTTCCCGCGTTCGCCGCGAACCCCGGGCAGGGAACTCCGCCCGCGACAACCTCCAAGCCGGATGTCGAGGCGGGACGGCGTCTCTATCAAGAGCGCAACCCCAAGAAAACCTAA
- a CDS encoding major capsid protein gives MADIYSEYITPAELTGYARAALADRPENQFRLVDRLPHRQVDDLVYRWTVNNGGLAAAASFRAYDAEPKFGKREGIARKTGELPAIAQQYILGEYDSLRLRSAGEEIRNLLLRDAARIARAIDTRFEFARGQALVEGKVTLAEDGVMAEVDFGRTAAHSVAPATLWTDLTNAKPLSDLQSWRDTYVDTNGQTPGVLQTSTRVVSLMLRNAEIRSHLLPVGSTVSQVKLADLNALLIDFDLPQVEKYDVRAIDVNGASRRIIDDDKLLFLPPNGVELGATLWGTTLESQEPEYGIADGEHPGVVVAAFKQKQTPIRVYTMGSAIGIPLLADPNLSFVADVA, from the coding sequence ATGGCTGACATCTACTCCGAGTACATCACCCCGGCGGAACTGACCGGGTATGCGCGTGCCGCGCTGGCGGATCGTCCGGAGAACCAGTTCCGGCTTGTGGACCGCCTCCCGCACCGCCAGGTCGACGACCTGGTGTACCGCTGGACCGTCAACAACGGCGGCCTTGCGGCTGCTGCTTCGTTCCGCGCCTACGACGCTGAGCCGAAGTTCGGCAAGCGTGAGGGCATCGCTCGCAAGACTGGCGAGCTGCCGGCGATCGCTCAGCAGTACATCCTCGGCGAGTACGACTCGCTGCGGCTGCGAAGCGCTGGCGAGGAGATCCGGAATCTGCTTCTTCGGGATGCAGCCCGGATCGCTCGAGCGATCGACACGCGCTTCGAGTTCGCCCGCGGCCAGGCCCTCGTGGAAGGCAAGGTCACTCTCGCTGAAGACGGCGTTATGGCCGAGGTGGACTTCGGACGCACGGCGGCCCACTCGGTGGCCCCCGCCACGCTGTGGACCGACCTCACCAACGCGAAGCCGCTGTCGGACCTGCAGTCCTGGCGTGACACCTACGTCGACACCAACGGCCAGACTCCCGGAGTGCTGCAGACCTCCACACGAGTGGTGAGCCTGATGCTGCGTAACGCAGAGATTCGGTCACACCTGCTCCCGGTGGGTAGCACCGTGTCCCAGGTCAAGCTCGCCGACCTGAACGCGCTGTTGATTGACTTCGACCTGCCGCAGGTGGAGAAGTACGACGTCCGAGCGATCGACGTCAACGGCGCGTCCCGTCGAATCATCGACGACGACAAGCTGCTGTTCCTCCCGCCGAACGGCGTGGAACTCGGCGCGACCCTGTGGGGCACCACGCTCGAGTCCCAGGAACCGGAGTACGGCATCGCAGATGGCGAGCACCCGGGTGTCGTGGTGGCTGCGTTCAAGCAGAAGCAGACCCCCATCAGGGTCTACACCATGGGCTCGGCGATCGGCATTCCGCTGCTGGCTGACCCGAACCTGTCGTTCGTCGCTGACGTCGCGTGA
- a CDS encoding HK97 gp10 family phage protein yields the protein MAARITIFNAQAIREAVQATVDERTQVANEIAAEARAAAPVLTGEYRNGIGVEVSGTTVQVVDNDPTSGFKEYGTSDTPAHAVLTDAARRRGRYSGIQPGRR from the coding sequence ATGGCCGCCAGGATCACCATCTTCAACGCTCAGGCTATCCGTGAAGCAGTGCAGGCCACTGTGGACGAACGTACCCAGGTCGCGAACGAGATCGCCGCAGAAGCCAGAGCTGCCGCCCCTGTGCTGACTGGCGAGTATCGCAACGGTATCGGGGTAGAGGTGTCCGGTACTACGGTGCAAGTCGTCGACAATGACCCCACTTCCGGCTTCAAGGAGTACGGGACCAGCGACACGCCAGCGCATGCCGTGCTCACCGACGCTGCTCGTCGCCGCGGCCGATACAGCGGTATCCAGCCGGGGAGACGGTGA